In Eleutherodactylus coqui strain aEleCoq1 chromosome 11, aEleCoq1.hap1, whole genome shotgun sequence, a single window of DNA contains:
- the LOC136581756 gene encoding protein kinase C theta type-like — MASNGHEKRKREEESVNGLTNIKKKRSGENNIITEHEEPTAGTSQDPGPSDSGFHISRFTRLQTLGKGGFGEVVLASFPGRNIFTAIKIVDRGSGADMILRERRILLKAQDCPFICHLYAAQQSANKAYFIMEYLSGGSLRAMIRMCGRLDISSVRFYTAEIVCGLQFLHQRNIVHRDIKLDNIMVDRDGHIRLIDLGLAQDGVTSSNKICGRTGTVKYMAPEVLLEKEYDTAVDWWSLGIVVSRMAAGQSPFYHGSKKEKVIESITTEQPKFPSWLDANLKHLLERLLRKNPEKRLGVYKNIRGHPFFTTIDWEELELKRSRPPFKPFRRLLEDKNLQ; from the exons atggcgtccaatggacatGAGAAGCgcaagagagaagaggagagcgtGAACGGACTCACGAATATAAAGAAAAAGAGGAGCGGAGAGAATAACATAATAACAGAGCATGAGGAGCCAACagcgggcaccagccaggaccccgGACCATCAGACTCCGGATTTCACATCAGTCGCTTCACCCGCCTACAGACCTTGGGTAAAGGAGGcttcggagag GTGGTCCTGGCCTCATTCCCTGGCAGAAACATTTTCACAGCCATCAAGATTGTGGACAGAGGAAGCGGAGCAGATATGATATTGAGAGAGCGacggatactcctgaaggcccaagactgccccttcatatGCCATctatatgccgcacagcagtctgccaaCAAAGCCTACTTCATCATGGAGTATCTGTCTGGAGGAAGCCTGAGGGCaatgatcaggatgtgcggccGCCTGGACATCAGcagtgtgag attctacacagcggagattgtatgcggcctccagttcctgcaccaacGCAACATCGTCCACCG agacataaagctggacaaCATCATGGTGGAcagagatggacacatccgcctgatcgacctggggctggcccaagacggagtCACCTCGTCTAATAAGATTTGTGGAAGGACGGGCACAGTTAAATAtatggccccagaagtgcttcttgaaAAGGAGTATGACACAGCAgtggactggtggagcctggggattgtcgtatccaggatggcggcaggacagtcccctttctaccatGGCTCCAAAAAGGAAAAGGTCATCGAATCCATCACCACAGAGCAGCCAAAATTTCCATCTTGGCTTGATGCCAACTTAAaacatcttctggagagactgctgcGCAAGAATcctgagaagaggctgggtgtctacaaGAATATCCGAGGTCACCCTTTCTTTaccaccatagattgggaggaaCTGGAATTGAAAAGATCACGGCCGCCATTCAAGCCATTCAGGAGACTTTTGGAGGATAAAAACCTGCAG